Proteins encoded within one genomic window of Halocatena marina:
- a CDS encoding class I SAM-dependent methyltransferase, which produces MTTDPFGRAIRDHYLGNRDEPLIDRDGDETREHSIEQWYFGEHDEDAWRDSWMEGPLLDMGAGAGRDALYYQEQFETVAIEVSEQLIEILRDRGVRDARLANMFELRGQFNRDRFRSAHAVGTQVGLAGSMAGVRQFLADLAFVTTPDAAVVLDNYAPEKDATKDVFAFREDPAPGLAYRVYHEAYKGGVGKTLLFRLFSVDRLREATIGSPWEVTAVTYGDVQWRAILEKV; this is translated from the coding sequence ATGACCACCGATCCGTTTGGTCGTGCCATACGCGATCACTACCTCGGTAACCGGGATGAACCACTCATCGACCGAGACGGTGACGAGACGCGTGAACACTCCATCGAACAGTGGTATTTCGGAGAACACGACGAAGACGCGTGGCGCGACTCGTGGATGGAAGGGCCGTTACTCGATATGGGTGCTGGTGCAGGGAGAGACGCCCTCTACTATCAAGAACAGTTCGAGACGGTCGCCATCGAAGTGAGCGAACAACTCATCGAGATACTGCGCGATCGGGGCGTCCGCGACGCTCGACTGGCGAATATGTTCGAACTCCGCGGTCAGTTCAACCGTGACCGGTTCCGGTCGGCTCACGCGGTTGGGACGCAGGTTGGGCTGGCCGGATCGATGGCTGGCGTTCGCCAGTTTCTCGCGGATCTCGCATTCGTGACGACGCCCGATGCGGCCGTCGTTTTGGATAACTATGCCCCGGAGAAGGACGCCACGAAGGACGTGTTCGCCTTCCGTGAGGATCCCGCGCCCGGACTCGCGTACCGCGTCTACCACGAGGCGTACAAAGGAGGTGTCGGGAAAACGCTGTTGTTCCGCTTGTTTAGCGTCGATCGGCTTCGAGAAGCGACAATCGGGTCACCGTGGGAAGTCACAGCAGTCACGTACGGGGATGTCCAGTGGAGGGCAATACTGGAAAAAGTATAA
- a CDS encoding archaeal proteasome endopeptidase complex subunit alpha: MRGQDDRQAYDRGTSLFSPDGRLYQVEYAREAVKRGGASVGVRAVDGVVLAAERRIRSSLLEPRSIEKLHKIDDHNGVASAGHVADARQLVEEARQTAQVEQLRYEEPITPEQLTVEVSEHIQEYTQAGHTRPFGAALLVGGYVDGKPQLFETDPSGTPYEWQATAIGGSSDEMETTLEAEYDPEMGIDAAYSLAVSVLTDEEDPDPENVAVAIIDEDGYRTLEQDEIESVL; the protein is encoded by the coding sequence ATGCGAGGACAAGACGATCGACAGGCGTACGACCGGGGAACGAGCCTCTTCTCGCCCGATGGGCGTCTGTATCAAGTCGAATACGCACGAGAAGCAGTCAAGCGCGGCGGAGCGAGCGTTGGGGTCAGAGCGGTCGATGGCGTCGTGCTCGCGGCCGAACGACGAATTCGCTCGTCGCTGCTCGAACCACGGAGTATCGAGAAGCTCCACAAGATCGACGATCACAACGGTGTTGCAAGCGCGGGACACGTCGCCGACGCGCGCCAGCTCGTCGAGGAAGCCCGCCAAACGGCCCAAGTTGAGCAACTACGCTACGAAGAGCCGATCACACCCGAGCAGCTCACGGTCGAAGTGAGCGAACACATCCAAGAGTACACGCAGGCAGGTCACACGCGCCCGTTCGGAGCGGCGCTCCTCGTGGGCGGCTACGTCGACGGCAAACCACAGCTGTTCGAGACAGATCCGTCCGGAACACCATACGAGTGGCAGGCGACCGCCATCGGCGGCAGCAGTGACGAGATGGAAACGACGCTTGAGGCCGAATACGATCCGGAGATGGGCATCGATGCAGCCTACTCGCTCGCTGTTTCGGTCCTCACCGATGAGGAAGACCCAGACCCCGAAAACGTCGCTGTCGCCATCATCGACGAAGACGGCTACCGAACGCTCGAACAGGACGAAATCGAGAGCGTACTATAA
- a CDS encoding proteasome subunit beta encodes METEDMTVHKTGTTTVGLVTTGGVVLAADRRASLGGRFVSNKQSQKIEHVHPSAAVTMSGSVGGGQAFIRRLRSEADLYEVRRGEPMSMEALARTAGHLIRGTASMPLLGGVDEEGPRVFEIDGAGGVLEDTYAASGSGTSLATGALERLYHEDLTLSEGVSVAASAVDSAMERDTASGNGITVARITAEDVTMESYDSLTEVH; translated from the coding sequence ATGGAAACGGAAGATATGACCGTTCATAAGACGGGAACGACGACGGTCGGTCTCGTCACGACAGGAGGTGTTGTGCTCGCCGCCGACCGCAGGGCGAGCTTGGGTGGACGCTTCGTCTCGAACAAACAGTCTCAGAAAATCGAACACGTTCACCCATCGGCAGCAGTGACGATGTCTGGCTCCGTCGGTGGCGGGCAGGCGTTCATCCGGCGGCTTCGTTCAGAGGCGGATCTGTACGAAGTTCGGCGTGGCGAACCGATGAGCATGGAAGCGCTCGCTCGGACTGCTGGACATCTCATCCGAGGGACAGCGTCCATGCCACTGCTCGGGGGAGTCGACGAAGAAGGCCCGCGCGTGTTCGAAATTGACGGCGCAGGAGGCGTCCTCGAAGACACGTACGCGGCAAGTGGGAGCGGTACTTCGTTGGCGACCGGTGCGCTCGAACGGCTCTATCACGAGGATCTCACGCTTTCGGAGGGTGTTTCGGTTGCGGCGAGTGCAGTCGACAGCGCGATGGAGCGCGACACCGCAAGCGGTAATGGTATCACCGTCGCGCGCATTACTGCCGAGGACGTGACCATGGAATCATACGATAGTCTTACGGAGGTACACTGA